In Curtobacterium sp. MCPF17_002, one genomic interval encodes:
- a CDS encoding YhgE/Pip domain-containing protein yields the protein MTTTSLVRAELARLTATPLARLAFIALMVVPLLYGGAYLWANRDPYAKLDQVPAAIVNQDAGATLDGDHVDYGKDVTKEAIDGADFKWTKTTAADARSGVRNGTYDFVVTIPHDFSESLVSAQSDDPKQAKLVMTTADTNSYLASTIAEQAGKTMRTAVAERVGKQAAKTLLVGLADVRDSLGDAVDGAGQLASGASDAATGAATLADGTGKLSTGATELSTGTAQLPAQTTKLNDGAQQVASGAATLSSGLATAKQQTSTLPADTAKLNEGAQQVAAGNKTLADTVDSASDTVDALQPVDAATVLAEIQANLPEGVTLSDEQTAAITKTVSDVNAAGAEAKTTYETTKSSVDQLRDGSAQVAAGTAALAKSAPTLSSGIATAATGASKLSAGATQVASGTDTLAKAAPTLSSGASALATGAASADKGAKSLASGLTKLQTGSSELASQLDEGRTKIPASTASQRNDQASVISDPVKVGTDDVAAASNYGAGLAPFFISLAAWIGMYALFLILKPISKRAITAVRKPLAVVFGGWLTPALLGLVQMVALFFIVRFALDLNVVHAGATIGIMVLASATFAAIIMALNVLLGSVGQFLGLVLMLVQLVTAGGTFPWQTLPGPLAALHFALPMTYSVDAIRQTMYGGDLGAAWSDAGVLTCWLLGALLVSFVVTARQTRSRTLRDLRPSLIG from the coding sequence GTGACCACCACCTCGCTCGTCCGCGCCGAACTGGCGCGACTCACCGCGACCCCGCTCGCACGTCTCGCGTTCATCGCGCTCATGGTCGTGCCGCTGCTCTACGGCGGCGCCTACCTCTGGGCCAACCGCGACCCCTACGCCAAGCTCGACCAGGTCCCCGCGGCCATCGTGAACCAGGACGCCGGGGCGACCCTCGACGGCGACCACGTGGACTACGGCAAGGACGTCACGAAGGAGGCGATCGACGGCGCCGACTTCAAGTGGACGAAGACCACGGCGGCCGACGCGCGCTCCGGCGTCCGGAACGGCACCTACGACTTCGTCGTGACGATCCCGCACGACTTCTCCGAGTCGCTCGTGTCGGCGCAGTCCGACGACCCGAAGCAGGCGAAGCTCGTCATGACGACGGCGGACACGAACTCCTACCTCGCGTCGACCATCGCCGAGCAGGCCGGCAAGACCATGCGCACCGCCGTCGCCGAACGCGTCGGCAAGCAGGCGGCGAAGACCCTGCTCGTCGGACTCGCCGACGTCCGGGACAGCCTCGGCGACGCCGTCGACGGCGCGGGGCAGCTCGCATCGGGCGCGTCCGACGCCGCAACGGGAGCAGCCACGCTCGCGGACGGCACCGGCAAGCTCTCCACCGGCGCGACCGAGCTCTCCACGGGCACGGCGCAGCTGCCGGCGCAGACCACGAAGCTCAACGACGGCGCGCAGCAGGTCGCGTCCGGGGCGGCGACGCTGTCCTCCGGGCTCGCGACCGCGAAGCAGCAGACCTCGACCCTGCCGGCCGACACCGCGAAGCTCAACGAGGGGGCGCAGCAGGTGGCCGCGGGCAACAAGACGCTGGCGGACACCGTCGACTCGGCGAGTGACACCGTCGACGCGCTGCAGCCGGTCGACGCCGCCACCGTCCTCGCGGAGATCCAGGCGAACCTGCCCGAGGGCGTCACGCTGAGCGACGAACAGACAGCCGCCATCACCAAGACGGTGTCCGACGTCAACGCTGCCGGGGCCGAGGCGAAGACCACGTACGAGACCACCAAGTCCTCGGTCGACCAGCTCCGCGACGGCTCCGCCCAGGTCGCCGCCGGCACCGCTGCGCTCGCGAAGTCCGCACCGACGCTGTCCTCCGGCATCGCGACGGCAGCCACCGGAGCCTCGAAGCTCTCCGCCGGTGCGACGCAGGTCGCCTCGGGGACGGACACCCTCGCCAAGGCCGCGCCGACCCTGTCGTCCGGTGCGTCCGCACTCGCCACGGGTGCCGCGTCGGCGGACAAGGGCGCGAAGTCGCTCGCCTCCGGCCTGACGAAGCTCCAGACCGGGTCGTCGGAGCTCGCGTCGCAGCTCGACGAGGGACGGACGAAGATCCCGGCGTCGACCGCGTCCCAGCGGAACGACCAGGCGTCGGTGATCTCCGACCCGGTGAAGGTCGGGACGGACGACGTCGCCGCCGCGTCGAACTACGGCGCCGGCCTCGCGCCGTTCTTCATCTCCCTCGCGGCGTGGATCGGCATGTACGCGCTCTTCCTCATCCTCAAGCCCATCTCGAAGCGGGCGATCACGGCGGTGCGGAAGCCCCTCGCCGTGGTGTTCGGCGGCTGGCTGACGCCGGCGCTGCTCGGGCTCGTGCAGATGGTGGCGCTGTTCTTCATCGTCCGGTTCGCGCTCGACCTCAACGTGGTGCACGCCGGGGCCACGATCGGGATCATGGTGCTGGCGTCGGCGACCTTCGCGGCGATCATCATGGCGCTGAACGTGCTGCTCGGTTCGGTGGGGCAGTTCCTCGGCCTGGTGCTCATGCTGGTGCAGCTCGTCACCGCCGGCGGGACCTTCCCGTGGCAGACGCTGCCGGGACCGTTGGCGGCGCTGCACTTCGCGCTGCCGATGACGTACTCGGTCGACGCGATCCGGCAGACCATGTACGGCGGCGACCTCGGTG
- a CDS encoding TetR/AcrR family transcriptional regulator, giving the protein MTTPDQPVRAPRRDATENRAALIEAAKTVLQGDPDASLETIAAAAGLSRRAVYGHFPSRDDLVREVVTAGAGRIAAAMPTASDLDALPPAARLAAIAVTLWAEVSHVRSMARVALRSPFSESVAEVFAPLRAQVRDACALGIADGAMRDDVDPATLGRLVEGACIAVLDEATRSRTPDEDGRRMVVISALGMAGIDWRTAMLSEPVAPAAPARPNPTKDLV; this is encoded by the coding sequence ATGACCACCCCTGACCAGCCCGTTCGCGCGCCCCGCCGCGACGCGACCGAGAACCGGGCGGCGCTGATCGAGGCGGCGAAGACCGTCCTGCAGGGCGATCCGGACGCCTCGCTCGAGACGATCGCCGCCGCCGCCGGACTCTCCCGGCGCGCGGTCTACGGACACTTCCCGTCGCGGGACGACCTCGTGCGCGAGGTCGTGACCGCCGGCGCCGGTCGGATCGCCGCCGCGATGCCGACCGCCTCGGACCTCGACGCCCTCCCCCCGGCCGCCCGCCTCGCCGCGATCGCGGTGACGCTCTGGGCCGAGGTCTCACACGTCCGCTCGATGGCCCGGGTCGCCCTGCGCAGCCCGTTCAGCGAATCCGTCGCCGAGGTGTTCGCACCCCTCCGCGCCCAGGTCCGCGACGCGTGTGCGCTCGGGATCGCCGACGGCGCCATGCGCGACGACGTCGACCCCGCCACACTCGGCCGGCTCGTCGAGGGCGCGTGCATCGCCGTCCTCGACGAGGCCACCCGTTCCCGGACCCCCGACGAGGACGGCCGGCGCATGGTGGTCATCTCCGCACTCGGCATGGCCGGCATCGACTGGCGCACCGCGATGCTCTCCGAGCCGGTCGCCCCCGCGGCACCGGCCCGCCCGAACCCCACGAAGGACCTCGTATGA